DNA from Pelodiscus sinensis isolate JC-2024 chromosome 1, ASM4963464v1, whole genome shotgun sequence:
AGGCAGGAACTCAGAACTGGATGTacatgcagggctggccttactatgaggtgaactgaggcggccgcctcaggtgccagagtgtagaaaattgtgtctgctgctggtgcatatgtaggtagcagagcagtaccatgagaggagtagaacaggaagaaggcagaattgagacctttcaaagttttggcccaagcgaaaggatatgggggcgtcatttgagctccccgcctcaggtgacaaaatgttgtgggccggctctGTGTACATGGAGACTAAGCTCCTCTCTACATCAGCTAGGGGCGTGTGTCTCATGGAGACAAGCGGGGCTGACTCAGGTGCCAGCAGCAGGATGAAGGTCTGGGTTCAATGAACATGTGGAGGAATTGCTGTCTAACCTGGGACTCCCTAGAGAGGGTTCCAAACAGGGCAAGGCTAGAGGCTCATTTGGGGAGCTGTGAGCAAACAGGCTTTCACCAGCACTGGACTGTTCTTGGGAGGACCAGTGGGATCTTAGGCTTTAACCTCCTGCTGTCCTTTCCTTCTAGGATACTCCAatgttttcctctctctcttacCCTCACCCACAGGTCTGAGTAATATAATTGGCATCATTGTGTACATATCAGCCAATGCTGGAGACCCCTCAAAGAGCGACTCCAAGAAGAACAGTTATTCCTATGGTTGGTCCTTCTACTTTGGGGCCCTGTCCTTCATTATAGCTGAGATGGTGGGAGTGCTGGCcgtccacatgtttattgaccGTCACAAACAGCTGCGTGCCAACGCTCGTGCCACGGACTACCTCCAGTCCTCCGCCATCACCCGCATCCCCAGCTACCGCTACCGCTATCAGAGACGCAGTCGCTCCAGCTCCCGTTCCACTGAGCCTTCACACTCCAGGGATGCCTCGCCCGTCGGGATCAAAGGGTTCAATACCCTCCCATCAACGGAGATCTCGATGTATACCCTGACCAGGGACCCCCTGAaggctgccaccacccccaccgCCACCTACAATTCTGACAGGGATAACAGTTTCCTCCAAGTTCACAACTGTATCCAGAAAGAGAACAAGGACTCTATCCACACTAACACAGCCAACCGCCGGACCACCCCGGTATGAAGCCGCCGCCAGGAGCTGAaattggggaaggagcaggcgggaggtggggaggaaacggaagaagaggagcaggggcaatggggagggcaggggagggagagaaagcaaCCATGGGGGAAACCTTccaaaagcaaaaaacaacaaaaaacagaacaacaagaaaagaaacaaaagaaacaacaataacaaaaaagcataaaaaaataagaaaaaggaaaaaaaagaaaaaactttaaaaaccaagagagatttaaaaaaaatagaaaataaatttaaaagaaaatgcatgATTTCCCATGTaccattattttaacatttaataaaaacaaatttaaaaagggaaccaagaaacaaaaacaacaacaacaacgacAAATttaagtgggaggaggaggaggcagctcttTGGATTTTTTCAGGTTTCATTCTTTAattctttggtttgttttctgtTCAATTTTAACCCAGTGTGGACTCACAGGCTCCGGGAgtggggggtctccaggaagcATGGTGGGTGGATTAGCAGTGATGAGTGCATCTGTGGGAGTTCTAGGGGTCCACGATGACTCTGGAGATCTTGGGGTTACTTGTGATCTACTCAGACCTGCCACAACCCTGGGATCAAAGGTGATTCGTGTCTCTTGTGGGTCCCTGAAGGGTTAACATTGACTTTCCTGTCCTTGGGAATCCCAGGGGTTAATGCTGAGTCCTTGGTCCCCAGAGTTCCCAGGGCGTTAAATGGTGACCAGTCTGGACTCACTAGTCCCTGGGGATCCTGTGTTTAACAGcaacattgcaaaaaaaaaaaagtttataaaaAACAAGTGGca
Protein-coding regions in this window:
- the CACNG2 gene encoding voltage-dependent calcium channel gamma-2 subunit isoform X1; protein product: MGLFDRGVQMLLTTVGAFAAFSLMTIAVGTDYWLYSRGVCKTKSVSENETSKKNEEVMTHSGLWRTCCLEGNFKGLCKQIDHFPEDTDYEADTAEYFLRAVRASSIFPILSVILLFMGGLCIAASEFYKTRHNIILSAGIFFVSAGLSNIIGIIVYISANAGDPSKSDSKKNSYSYGWSFYFGALSFIIAEMVGVLAVHMFIDRHKQLRANARATDYLQSSAITRIPSYRYRYQRRSRSSSRSTEPSHSRDASPVGIKGFNTLPSTEISMYTLTRDPLKAATTPTATYNSDRDNSFLQVHNCIQKENKDSIHTNTANRRTTPV
- the CACNG2 gene encoding voltage-dependent calcium channel gamma-2 subunit isoform X2; this encodes MTIAVGTDYWLYSRGVCKTKSVSENETSKKNEEVMTHSGLWRTCCLEGNFKGLCKQIDHFPEDTDYEADTAEYFLRAVRASSIFPILSVILLFMGGLCIAASEFYKTRHNIILSAGIFFVSAGLSNIIGIIVYISANAGDPSKSDSKKNSYSYGWSFYFGALSFIIAEMVGVLAVHMFIDRHKQLRANARATDYLQSSAITRIPSYRYRYQRRSRSSSRSTEPSHSRDASPVGIKGFNTLPSTEISMYTLTRDPLKAATTPTATYNSDRDNSFLQVHNCIQKENKDSIHTNTANRRTTPV